ACCACAATGCATAACATGTTGAGgattgcctggcagtggtggggcacgcctttaatcccagcacttgggagacagaggcaggcggatctctgtgagttcgaggccagcctgggctacagagtgagatccaggataccttgtcttggaaaaccgaaaaagaaaaaaaaatatgttaagaATTGGTGCCAGGAAACAGGACCACTGTCTGGGAAGGCCTGACGTGCTGTGTCGGGGCTGGCAAGGTCAGGCGCCAGCGAAAAGGCAGAGAGGCCTTCGAGCTCCGGAGTTCAGGGAAGCCGCTGAGCTACAGGGGAGTTAGggctgagggatggctcagtgggtaaaagtgcttgctgccaaggctagCCACCCAAACTCAACCCCCGGAATTGGAATCgtgggacagagggagagagctcACAAGCTCTACCCATCCAGGAGCGTTGCAGCATGTGTgagccccacccctaccccactaaatacataaattaatgaaatagtgTGAAAGGCAGGGGAATGTAGGCATGGCTCCCGTGGTGGTCTGCTCACCCACCAAGcacgcacaaagccctgggtttgatctccagcactgcatcAAACTAGATATGGCAGCAAATGCCTGTGATTCCAGTACTTCGGAGATAGAGGCGTgagaattaggagttcaaagccattcttggcacaacaaattcaaagccagcttgggcctgtctcaaaacaaaacaacaacatccctacacacacacaggaatttaGAAGTAAGCAGTGGGGCTGGAATTGAGCCTAGGAGGTAGGCCTGAATGCCAGGcaaaggggtgggtggggaagacTCTATGTATTGTTTCTGAGGTGGGCACCAGGGAAAGAAAGGTCCTTGGTGGCCCCTTTCTCAGGTTACATTTGCAACCTTAAGAGGACttgtgagggggctggagagatggctcagtggttaagagcactgactgctcttccagaggacctgggttcaagtcccagcacccacgtggcagcttacaactgtctgtaactccaagatctgacaccctcacaccgtctatatacatgcagcaaaataccaatgcaaataaaataaaattaaaaaaagaggacTTGTGGGTGGGTGAATTGGGACATGAAGCCTTGGGGCCAGTGGTAGGAGGAAAGGTCACCGTGAAAAACTGTGAGAGTCTTTGGAGAAGCAGGTTTAGGGTAAACCTGGCTTGTCTGAAATGGGTAGGAGGGTCACATAAGATCTAGGCTGCTTATAGACGTACTTAGGCGTGACTGGGACAGGTGTTAGTGTCCTAAGGCAGGTTGGGTTTTTGTGCCAGAGGCCACACTGGCTAGTCAGGTACAGGCCAAGGCAGCAGACTGGCTGCAGAGAGCTGACGTCTAGGTGCTGAGGAGGCTCTTATGTAGCAGAAGGCACAGGGCCTCCTGTCTACCCCCGACTCCTTtgcccaccgtgtgtgtgtgtgtgtgtgtgtgtgtgtgtgtgtgtgtgtgtgtgtgtgtgatgcatgtacTACAGCACACtcacacctgtggaggtcagaggataactctggaactggttctctctctgcctccctgagttgGGAGGGTTGCCATGACTCTACCCAGAGCTCCACTGTGGAGCTGTGGCTAGGAGAGACTCCTGTGTGCCTTCCTGTCCCTGGTGGTGGTTAGGGCATAGACACTGAGGAAGAAAGAGGCATGGTTCTGCCCAGTGTGGAGCTCTGTGGGCCTCACCCTGCCCTCGGGGTGGCATCTTACTCCCAGTCCCAGGAAGCCAGAGCACAAAGTTGAGTCCAGCCTTGGCTCTGTCTTCTGTCGGGCTTTATTGCTTCTCTTAACAGATCACTGATGCCCACATTTCTGCTGAGGTCAGGCCTCCACAGTctctcccagaatcctctttcAGTCATGGCTCAGGTAGGGTTGGAGACCCCAGAGCCTTAGGCCTCCAGAGACTACCACTGAGGAGGAGGCAGACGCCTCCCCTGAGCCCTAGTCTTGGATCCGTCTTCAGGAGTGTTGGCTTTCCTAGCCGGGTCCCTGCAGGGACTCTGTGGTTGGTACATGAGTAGTGGAAAGTGGATGTGGAGGACCACCAGTCCAGCCTGACAGGGAGGACCATCTGATGGACTCAGGTCGGGGCTGGGGAGGCCAGTGAGGGAGTGGCAGCCTCTCCACCTTCCTCAGCACAGGCTGCGTGAATAGACACTCTGCAGCCCATGCCTTTGGCTTTTGAAGAgccaggggaaggctggggatcCAGCTCAATTGGCAAGAGTTCCTGCCTAAgaatgcataaagccctgggctcTCCAGCACCACGTAATCCAGGTGCggagtgcacacctgtaatatcagcacaCAGGCGGTGGAAGTGGAATGTCATTCTTGGCTGTGTAGCAGATTCAAGGTGATCAtggactgcatgagaccctgttcAATGAAAAGATCTAGGGAGCTGGCTGTGTGGCACACACTCATCATCTTAAACACTCTGGAGACCGAGGCAGTgggatagcaagttcaaggccggcctgtcTCAAAAGTGGGGGTACTCAGGGGCCCTCTGTGGGAGTGTGGCATGGAGTTGGAACCCTGGTGACTTCAAGGTGTGTCCTGGGTGGTGCTAAGAACTCAGGCACCAGGGGCTGGTCTGACCCAGACACCTCTTTTCCCAGGAGGCTCACTGTCTTGCTGTGCTTTTCTTGGCAGAATGGAGAGCCTGAGCCCCGGAGCCTGTCCCTGGGCGGCCATGTGGGGTTTGACAGCCTCCCTGACCAGCTGGTCAGCAAGTCAGTCACCCAGGGTTTCAGCTTCAACATTCTCTGTGTGGGTAAGTGGTGGCCTGGCTGGGGGCAGAAGATGGGGAGATTTCTAGGAAGTCTGTGCTGGCCACCTGtcaagctggggtggggggctccCAAGCAGAGGGAGGTCATGGGTTCAGGCTTTGGTCTTGCCTCTGCCAGGATCAAGAACAGGATTAGGGCCAGGACCTGCCTGACTCAGAGTCGCCacaaagaggaaatggaagtggGCCCATAAAAGGGCTGCCTAAACTGAGGGTGTTTATCATAGAAATTCacagttcattcatttatttaaaaaaacaaaacaaaacccccaaaaccttacagggctggagagatggcccagtggttaagagcactggctgctcttccagaggacctgggttcaagtcccagcacccatttcaggTGGCTCACTGCTACTTGTAGCtcaagttccagggaacctgacaccctctttctggcttccataggtacctgaacatacacacgcacacataaataaaaataaatcttggccggttggtggtggtgcatgcctttactcccagcacttgggaggcaggggcaggaggatctctgtgagttcgaggtcagcctggtctacagatcgagttccaggaaaggctccaaagctacgcaggaaaaccctatcttgaagaagccaaaaaaataaaaaattaaaaaattaaaaaaatctttaattctCCCCTTCTTACTATGTGACAAGGATACACGGGTGAATGAGACCCTGCTTTGTCACCAGATCACAGGGTAAATCTCTAGTACACTTTGGAACAAACACAACCTGACCAGGGAGTCTCCATGTGTCCAAGGCCTAGGACTCCCAGAGGCACAAAGACTGGACAAGGACAAGGACAGGGTCCTCTGCAGGTATCCCTTGAGAAGGAGACCATGAAAAGCTGAGGCTGCTCAGGCCACAGGGACCAGCTGCTGGTGGTTTCAGGTCCTGTTCCTGTGGACCCATGGCCACCTTGGTCTGAGAAAGGTGATGCTCAGAACAGGCTTGTGTTTTATGACTGGGTCTCTTTGAAGCCAGCATCCAACAGTATGCATAGCCTGGTACTACCTTGTCCCTGCTCCCTGGGGAATGTCACATGCCCTGCATAGCCATGTCTTACATCAAAGGCTTCCTTTATGACTCTTTCTTGTgagtattcttttcttctttttctctctttccctttcccctcctccacccttttaaaaaattgactcGTTTTATCTGAGGGAGCACATGACAGTGGACAACTTAGGAATCACTGGTCTCCGACCATGTGGGTCTCGACTTGGGGGTTAAACTCGGGTTGCCAGGCTTGGCCGCAAGTGCCTTCATCCGCTGAGCCGTTTCACAGAccttttttgggggtgggcagGGTAGGGGTTGGTATTGGGATGGAACCCCAGGGCCTTATACACGCCAGTCAAATACTCTAAAACTGAGCAACAGCCTAGGCCCCCACACTTTTCAGAGGCCACCAAGGATGGGAGAGTGAGGAGTGGAGAGGGAGGCTCACTTCCCTCTCATTCTGGAGCTGAGGGTCTTAGAGCCCCACCTCATCTGTCTGCCAGCTAGAGAGCCCCGGTTCTAGCCTTTACTATTCActtctctccctgctcttctCCTCACAGGGGAGACTGGGATCGGCAAGTCCACACTAATGAATACACTCTTCAACACAACCTTTGAGACTGAAGAAGCTAGTCACCACGAGGACTGTGTACGCCTGCGGCCTCAGACCTACGACCTCCAAGAGAGTAATGTGCATCTCAAACTGACCATCGTGGATGCTGTGGGCTTTGGGGATCAGATCAATAAGGATGACAGGCAAGAGGCGGGAAGGGCGGCCCCACCTACCCTTGTCCGCCCTGAACTGGTTGACCCCCATCCTAAAACTTCTCAGGCACTTCCTGCTTCACACTGCCCCATACATACAACCCTAAGGTGACCTAGGAAGGCTGCTAGGGAAGGGCTGAGGTCTTGAGCCCTTGACAGACCAGTTCTTCCTCTAGGAGGGCATAGAAGAAGGGGTCGCTCAGCCTCCTGTACCAGATAGGGTACAGCTGTTCCCAGGGAGGAGCGAGAGCGGGGAGAGCCTGGCTTGGGCTCCAGGCTGCCTCCCAGGTGATGAACCTGTCTGTAGTTACAGGCCCATAGTTGACTACATCGACGCGCAGTTTGAAAACTATCTGCAGGAGGAGTTGAAGATCCGCCGGTCCCTCTTTGACTACCATGACACGAGGATCCACGTGTGCCTCTACTTTATCACGCCCACTGGGCACTCCCTGAAGTCCCTGGACCTGGTCACCATGAAGAAGCTAGACAGCAAGGTACATGCCCCTCCTTGTCGCCTGTCCTCCGCCATCCGCCTCAGGAAGGAGGTGTGGTGACTGCAGTGGGCTATCCTGTGGTCAGCGTGGTCTTCTCTGGCTAGCTCAGTGGCCCTCACTGAGCTTTTCCGAGCCCGGCTGCAACCTTCCTTCTCGTTTGGagcctcattcattcattcattcatttattttccttgtaaAATGACGAAGCCCTCCTGCTGACCCTCTGCCCAGAGTGTCCTCTTCCATCCCAGCCTCTTAATCTTTAGTCCCTCCCTTCACTTCTTTCTTGTCTGACATGGCTTCCGCTTGGTTCTCTTCTGAGCTCACTAGGAGAGGAGAATGACTCAGAATTGAATTGTGAATGAGGGTAGAGGGCAGTTTCATGGGATGTCGGGAAGGGTAGGGGGTCCTGGAGGacacgtgccccccccccccagttaccTCTCAGTCCTTGTGACTGCCTTTCCATTTCACGAGTTAGTCTCACCATGAAAAATGGGGTGACCTTGCCCTGGAGAGTTACTCCTGGTCATCTTCCCTGCTTAGTAGGTGGCTTGGTTACCACTACCGTTTCTGTCAGACCCCAGGCCAGTGAGGACCTACAGAGCATTCTGGTCTAAGTTGAATATGCCATGGTGGTGAAACCAGGGGGTGCTGGATAGTTATGTTGAGGCACCAGAGCCCTGAGAAGCTTTATAGCCAGTTGTTAGGGTTCTGGATATCACAGTGGCCACAGGTGGCTGGCTTTGGACTGCAGCTACTCACTAGAGTCTTCATGATTTCCTGCTCTTAGTGCTTGTCCATGCCCAGTGACCATTACTCAAAATAGCCAACCGACCTGCCACTCCCTCCGCTGCCCTTCACAGGTGAACATAATTCCCATCATTGCCAAGGCTGACACCATCTCCAAGAGCGAGCTCCACAAATTCAAGATCAAGATCATGGGTGAGCTGGTCAGCAATGGAGTCCAGATCTACCAGTTTCCCACCGACGACGAGGCTGTTGCAGAGATCAATGCGGTCATGAATGTGAGTGTTGGTCAGGGACCTCAGGGCTCCAGAGCCAGAGGGCTTGGAGACACCAATCTGAGACACAGACCCTGGGGACTGGGCTTCCCAGAATGTTATCCTTCGGGTCTCCAGCACAGGATGGGTAGATGTTCCATGCCTCCCAGGCCTAAATTCTGTGGGCACCAGCCTAGAGGATTTGGATATTGGGTTTGCACTGAGGATCCCCTAGATCTGAGTGTCACAGGTTCTAGACTCTGGGTGGGAATGTGATGACTGGAGGAGTGAGTACGTGCATGGCCAGGGTCACAGATCCTGTCAGAGAACTCTGCTGGCCCTGAGAAAGACACCCCACGGACAGGAAAACCCAGGCAGGAGTCTAGAACATTTCTCTGAGAGAGATGGGAAGCGAGTCTCTAAGCCCAGAGCCTTGTAAAAGGCTGGTGCCCCTCCCTAGGGTGCAGGGTGGTGAGAGTGTCTCCTCTGTCCAGCAAGTGCTCACGTGTGTACCTGGGCCCCTTTTCAGGCACACCTGCCTTTTGCTGTGGTGGGCAGCACAGAGGAGGTGAAGGTGGGCAACAAGCTGGTTCGAGCACGGCAGTACCCTTGGGGAGTGGTGCAGGGTGAGTGTGGGGCGAGTACACCCCAGCTGGGGCCTCAACTCAGTCTGCTCTTATCCTGCCAGCTGAGGCCCCAACCACTGTCCTGCTGTCCCTCTGTCCATCTTCATGGCCGCCTCACTCTGTGGAGCTCCCCGAGGCCCCCAACCACTGTCCTGCTGTCCCTCTGTCCATCTTCATGGCCGCCGCACTCTGTGGAGCTCCCCGAGGCACCTGGTCACTCTCCTACTGTCCCTCTGCCCGTCTCGATGCCTACCTCAAAGTGCTGTGGAGCCATGAAGGCATCAACCACTGTCCTGCTGTactccccctccccaccatctGCATGTTTGTTTTGCTCTACGGAGCCCCTAGGGCCCCTAACCACTGTCTTTCATTCCCCTTGCTGACCTGTACACCTGCCTCATGGTGTTTCGGAGCCACCTGGGCACCCAGCCCTTGCCCTACTGTCCCCCACCTACCTGCGTGCCTGTCTCATGCCTCCCACACCTCTGCTTTCAGTGGAGAACGAGAACCACTGTGACTTCGTGAAGCTGCGGGAGATGTTGATCCGGGTGAACATGGAGGACCTTCGGGAGCAGACCCACAGTCGGCACTACGAGCTCTACCGGCGCTGCAAGTTGGAGGAGATGGGCTTCCAGGATAGTGATGGCGACAGCCAGCCCTTCAGGTGACACCTGCGCTGCGCGGCCTCAGCCGCTCTCGCCCTGAGCCGCTCTCGCCCTGCCAGCACTTGCTCTCGTAGGCCTCGGCAGCCCCaaggcagaggctgctgggagcCCCGGGTCCTCTTGCCCCCACCCAGCGTCTACCTGACTCCATTGCCTTGACTGCCTCAGTTCTACCTTTGGCCTCTCCCCTGGGTCTCCACAGCCTCCAAGAGACGTACGAGGCCAAGAGGAAGGAGTTCCTGAGCGAgctgcagaggaaggaggaagagatgagacAGATGTTCGTCAACAAAGTGAAGGAGACAGAGCTAGAGCTGAAGGAGAAGGAGCGGGAGGTGTGTGTCAGGCCTGGGGCTGTGGAGAGGACATGAGGGCAGGCTGGCTGACGCGGGGCACGGGGACCTATTCTGCCGTACCCAGGtgcctcccttctctcctgcccagctccaTGAGAAGTTTGAGCACCTGAAGCGAATCCACCAGGAGGAGAAGCGCAAGGTGGAGGAGAAGCGccgggagctggaggaggagaccAACGCCTTCAACTGCAGGAAGGCGGCCATGGAGGCCCTGCAGTCCCAGGCCTTGCATGCCACGTCACAGCAGCCCTTGAGGAAAGACAAGGACAAGAAGAAGTAAGTGGCGTCTGCCTCCCTGGGCTGTCTCCTTCCCCCTGGGCTCagtcactcctctctctctccagtcctcagtCCCTCTGGGTCACCTCTCACGGCGGTTCGCCCTCGCCTCCTCCTTTGTTCTCTAACGGTTCCTTGGACCTCCATCTTGCCCCTGCCCTAGTCTTCTCCGTGTCTCACCATCTAGATCTCTCGTAGCTGTTTACTCTCCATCCGGCCCCCCTTTGGCCTCTCTCCTCCCTTGCCCCCCACAGCATCCTCAGCATCTGGGGGCTCTTCACTGCTGTAGGAGTGAAGGAGCTGGGTCACATGGGCAGCCAGTAGCAAGGAACAGCCAAGCAGGTGTAGCCACAGGAGACTGGGGCAA
Above is a window of Onychomys torridus chromosome 8, mOncTor1.1, whole genome shotgun sequence DNA encoding:
- the Septin8 gene encoding septin-8 produces the protein MAATDLERISNGEPEPRSLSLGGHVGFDSLPDQLVSKSVTQGFSFNILCVGETGIGKSTLMNTLFNTTFETEEASHHEDCVRLRPQTYDLQESNVHLKLTIVDAVGFGDQINKDDRPIVDYIDAQFENYLQEELKIRRSLFDYHDTRIHVCLYFITPTGHSLKSLDLVTMKKLDSKVNIIPIIAKADTISKSELHKFKIKIMGELVSNGVQIYQFPTDDEAVAEINAVMNAHLPFAVVGSTEEVKVGNKLVRARQYPWGVVQVENENHCDFVKLREMLIRVNMEDLREQTHSRHYELYRRCKLEEMGFQDSDGDSQPFSLQETYEAKRKEFLSELQRKEEEMRQMFVNKVKETELELKEKERELHEKFEHLKRIHQEEKRKVEEKRRELEEETNAFNCRKAAMEALQSQALHATSQQPLRKDKDKKNRSDIGAQQSGMSLSNSKVMMTKANVEPLNCSSWWPAIQCCSCLVRDATWREGFL